From a single Bacillus pseudomycoides DSM 12442 genomic region:
- a CDS encoding anaerobic ribonucleoside triphosphate reductase translates to MMKQSACGEELMKIFETIVHGNEQDLMQENANVDGRSPMGMMGTFASESAKYYAMEHLLSEQVKKAIDQNILYPHDLDFYATGTTTCSQIPLAQMLEKGFHTGHGHMRQPQDIKSALALSSIIFQANQNMQHGGQSAALFDIDLAPYVRKTFEKNKKRLETYPLTKEQVEEFAWKETENDTYQACEAFIHNSNSMHSRGGGQVPFISINYGTDTSKEGRLLIRQLLRATQAGLGKGETPIFPIQIFKVKKGVNFEESDPNYDLFELALETTAERLFPNFSFLDAPFNAVHYDGRPESEVCYMGCRTRVMSNIHGEETAIGRGNLSFTSINLVKLALISGSKEAFFEALNYYIDLGIRQLLERFAYQCKKKARDFHFLYSQGVWRGGEKLHPEDSVAEILKQGTLSIGFIGLAECLVVLTGKHHGEDKESWNLGCEIVTFMRQKMDAATEEHQLNFSLIATPAEGLSGKFVKKDREEFGMISGVTNHNYYTNSFHIPVYYNIQAIDKIRLEGPFHTLCNGGHITYIELDGAAVHNQKALKQIVQAMAEYGVGYGSINHPVDRCKCCGYHGVIKNECPSCGNEDENDIERIRRITGYLVGDMSKWNSAKRSEEADRVKHK, encoded by the coding sequence ATGATGAAACAAAGTGCATGTGGAGAAGAGTTAATGAAGATTTTTGAAACAATTGTCCACGGGAATGAGCAAGATTTAATGCAAGAAAATGCAAATGTTGATGGGCGGTCTCCTATGGGGATGATGGGAACATTTGCATCTGAGAGTGCAAAATATTATGCAATGGAACACTTACTTTCTGAACAAGTAAAAAAAGCAATAGATCAAAATATATTATACCCACATGATTTAGATTTTTATGCGACAGGTACAACAACATGTTCGCAGATTCCTTTAGCGCAAATGCTTGAAAAAGGATTTCATACCGGGCATGGGCATATGAGGCAACCACAAGATATTAAAAGTGCATTGGCACTTTCTTCGATTATTTTCCAAGCGAATCAAAACATGCAGCACGGTGGTCAATCAGCTGCGTTATTTGACATTGATTTAGCACCGTATGTGAGAAAAACATTCGAGAAAAATAAGAAAAGATTAGAAACGTATCCGTTAACAAAAGAGCAAGTAGAAGAGTTTGCGTGGAAAGAAACAGAGAATGATACGTATCAAGCTTGTGAAGCTTTTATTCATAATTCCAATAGTATGCATAGCAGAGGTGGTGGGCAAGTTCCGTTTATTTCTATTAACTACGGAACGGACACGTCGAAAGAAGGAAGATTGTTAATTAGACAATTATTACGGGCGACGCAAGCTGGATTAGGAAAAGGTGAAACACCCATTTTCCCTATTCAAATCTTTAAAGTAAAAAAAGGTGTGAATTTTGAAGAAAGTGATCCGAACTATGATTTATTTGAATTGGCGTTAGAGACGACAGCAGAACGATTATTCCCGAACTTTTCATTTTTAGATGCGCCATTTAATGCAGTTCATTATGATGGTCGCCCAGAAAGCGAAGTATGTTATATGGGCTGTCGTACGCGTGTTATGTCTAATATTCATGGGGAAGAGACCGCGATTGGAAGAGGGAATTTATCGTTTACTTCTATTAACTTAGTAAAATTAGCATTGATTAGCGGTTCAAAAGAAGCATTTTTTGAAGCTTTAAATTATTATATAGATCTTGGTATTCGTCAACTATTAGAAAGATTTGCTTACCAATGTAAGAAAAAGGCAAGAGATTTTCACTTTTTATATTCGCAAGGAGTATGGCGGGGCGGAGAAAAACTGCATCCTGAAGATTCTGTTGCTGAGATTTTAAAACAAGGAACATTAAGTATTGGTTTTATTGGCCTTGCAGAATGTTTAGTTGTTTTAACAGGAAAACATCATGGAGAAGATAAAGAATCATGGAATCTTGGATGTGAGATTGTTACCTTTATGAGACAGAAAATGGATGCAGCAACGGAAGAACATCAATTGAATTTCTCTTTAATTGCAACGCCTGCAGAGGGACTATCAGGTAAGTTTGTTAAAAAAGATCGAGAAGAATTTGGAATGATTAGCGGTGTAACAAATCATAATTATTATACAAATTCATTTCATATTCCGGTGTATTATAACATCCAAGCGATAGATAAAATACGTTTAGAAGGGCCATTTCATACGCTTTGTAATGGCGGACATATAACGTATATTGAATTAGATGGAGCGGCGGTTCATAACCAAAAAGCATTAAAACAAATTGTGCAGGCAATGGCAGAGTATGGAGTCGGATATGGCTCCATTAATCACCCTGTGGATCGTTGTAAATGCTGTGGCTATCATGGTGTCATCAAAAATGAATGTCCAAGTTGTGGAAACGAGGATGAGAATGATATCGAAAGAATTCGCCGTATAACAGGATATCTTGTAGGTGATATGTCTAAATGGAATAGTGCAAAGCGCAGTGAAGAAGCGGATCGGGTGAAACATAAATGA
- the nrdG gene encoding anaerobic ribonucleoside-triphosphate reductase activating protein yields the protein MRVMNIIHDSVVDGDGLRTVVFFAGCPHRCLGCHNPKSWNICNGTEMTVEEIVKEIAKNPLTDVTFSGGDPFFQAAEVKKVANAVKALKKNLWIYTGYTLEEIQSSQNNDMIELLHYGDVLVDGRFELQKRDLTLPFRGSSNQRIIRLKE from the coding sequence ATGAGAGTAATGAATATTATTCATGATAGTGTAGTAGATGGTGACGGATTGCGGACAGTCGTGTTTTTTGCGGGCTGTCCGCATCGTTGTTTAGGATGTCATAATCCTAAGTCATGGAATATTTGTAATGGAACTGAAATGACCGTAGAAGAAATTGTGAAAGAGATTGCCAAAAACCCGCTTACTGATGTAACATTTTCAGGTGGAGATCCATTTTTTCAAGCTGCTGAAGTGAAGAAGGTAGCAAATGCGGTGAAGGCTTTGAAAAAAAACTTATGGATTTACACAGGTTATACATTAGAAGAGATACAGAGTTCTCAAAATAATGATATGATAGAGTTGTTACACTATGGGGATGTTCTGGTCGATGGAAGGTTTGAACTTCAAAAAAGAGACTTGACACTTCCGTTTCGCGGAAGCTCCAATCAACGTATTATTCGATTGAAAGAGTAA